Proteins encoded within one genomic window of Bacillus sp. 1NLA3E:
- a CDS encoding ATP-binding protein, translating to MAEKEPYYITESKRMCIESGMDPNEIAKPKGFMTNQVLDSKRKEYSEILSVVSFFSNKLIDSLNGTPILIVISDSEGYLLDMVGDETIRTAIEQFGIKLGSLFRQEDTGTNVVSLALKHRHPVRLKGEDHYHKFLYEVACYGVPFHYTDEDNLLGSVCIMVPILFQNPLFLTMLSQVVDSIERELLLRKKNRKLNILNQIMLCRTRNGIVITDEKGITIEFNDFAQQIFNQTSSSVIGKSIYDSDLTGEFFKRVIEFEEKYENEVLTFNNINSDQVVCLFDAQPIYEDEKVIGAFGQFRDITDRHLIEEKIKESEKQALAGRIAAGIAHEIRNPLTTVRGYLQFLEKDVDSRTSHLFSSLLIPEIDRVNKIISDFLSIAKASYKELERINIQHFFIDYLLKFLKSESLLYNVEINVEILPETKNLSILCNREELLQVFINLFQNSLQAKTDTPLIINISTNLVNSHVQFIFNDNGKGIHSSVLTHIFEPFFSTKDSGTGLGLSVSRKIVENHNGTMYASSNERGTKFIIELPYFN from the coding sequence ATGGCTGAAAAAGAACCATATTATATAACTGAATCAAAGAGAATGTGTATAGAAAGTGGAATGGATCCAAACGAAATAGCTAAACCAAAAGGGTTTATGACAAATCAAGTACTAGATAGCAAAAGGAAAGAATACAGTGAGATCTTATCTGTTGTTAGTTTTTTTTCAAATAAGCTCATAGATTCATTAAATGGAACACCTATCTTGATCGTTATCTCTGATTCGGAAGGATACTTGTTGGATATGGTTGGTGACGAAACAATTAGGACTGCCATAGAACAGTTTGGTATTAAATTAGGAAGTCTTTTTAGGCAAGAAGATACGGGTACAAATGTCGTTAGCTTAGCATTAAAACATAGGCACCCTGTAAGATTAAAAGGCGAAGATCATTATCATAAGTTTCTTTATGAAGTAGCTTGTTACGGTGTACCATTTCATTACACAGATGAAGATAATTTACTTGGTAGTGTTTGTATAATGGTGCCAATCTTATTTCAAAATCCTTTATTTTTAACCATGTTATCTCAGGTGGTAGATTCCATCGAAAGAGAACTGTTACTAAGAAAAAAAAATAGGAAACTTAATATTTTAAATCAAATTATGTTGTGCAGAACAAGAAACGGAATTGTAATAACTGATGAAAAAGGTATTACAATTGAGTTTAATGATTTTGCTCAACAAATTTTTAACCAAACTAGCAGTTCAGTTATTGGAAAGAGTATATATGATTCTGATTTGACTGGAGAATTTTTTAAACGAGTAATAGAGTTTGAAGAAAAATATGAAAATGAAGTACTTACATTTAATAACATAAATAGTGATCAAGTAGTATGTTTATTTGATGCTCAACCAATCTATGAAGATGAAAAGGTTATTGGCGCATTTGGCCAATTTAGGGATATAACCGACCGGCATTTAATTGAGGAAAAAATAAAAGAGTCAGAAAAACAAGCTCTTGCAGGTCGAATTGCTGCTGGAATTGCCCATGAAATTAGAAATCCGTTGACAACCGTTAGGGGATACTTACAATTTCTTGAAAAAGATGTAGATAGTAGAACATCCCATCTATTTTCTAGTTTATTAATTCCAGAAATTGACCGTGTGAATAAAATTATTTCCGATTTCTTAAGTATCGCAAAAGCTTCATATAAAGAGTTAGAAAGGATAAATATCCAACATTTTTTTATCGATTACCTATTGAAATTTCTTAAAAGTGAATCATTACTCTACAATGTAGAGATAAATGTAGAAATTCTTCCTGAGACTAAAAATCTTTCTATCCTTTGTAACCGTGAAGAACTATTGCAGGTATTTATTAATTTATTTCAAAATTCATTGCAAGCAAAAACGGACACCCCTTTAATCATTAATATAAGTACTAATTTAGTTAACTCTCATGTTCAATTTATATTTAATGATAATGGGAAAGGAATTCACTCTTCTGTTCTCACTCATATTTTTGAACCATTCTTTTCGACCAAAGACAGTGGAACGGGTTTAGGATTATCAGTATCAAGAAAAATAGTGGAAAACCATAACGGAACGATGTATGCCAGCAGTAACGAAAGGGGTACAAAGTTTATTATTGAACTTCCCTATTTCAATTAG
- a CDS encoding DUF2231 domain-containing protein gives MKIIRRRLEIMPLHPLVVHFPIALLLTATLIEIVNLFLKKESVSRMGTVLVFVGVLLGFVSLATGDPAEAFAFKNWGRGIHDTVELHSFLAGTSVTLFAIVAVIKLFGKRLKFNKNLIIALVIVFSITGSTTLAITGHLGGKIVYQHEQLTSKSGGTVDDD, from the coding sequence TTGAAAATTATTCGAAGGAGACTTGAGATTATGCCATTACATCCATTAGTAGTTCATTTTCCTATTGCATTATTATTAACAGCAACACTCATTGAAATTGTAAATTTATTTCTTAAAAAAGAAAGCGTTAGTCGAATGGGCACCGTATTAGTTTTTGTGGGGGTTCTTTTAGGTTTTGTTTCCTTAGCAACAGGGGATCCTGCTGAAGCATTTGCCTTTAAAAATTGGGGAAGAGGGATTCATGATACCGTTGAATTGCACTCTTTTCTTGCCGGTACTTCTGTTACTCTCTTTGCAATTGTGGCAGTCATTAAGCTGTTTGGTAAACGCCTCAAATTTAATAAAAACTTAATTATCGCTTTAGTTATTGTCTTTAGTATTACTGGTTCGACTACTCTAGCAATTACTGGTCACTTAGGTGGAAAAATTGTTTATCAACATGAACAGTTGACTAGCAAATCAGGTGGAACAGTGGACGACGATTAA
- a CDS encoding aldehyde ferredoxin oxidoreductase N-terminal domain-containing protein, with the protein MGPAGESLSRMACLIHDAGNGAGQGGFGGVWGSENLKAISILGTGGFR; encoded by the coding sequence ATTGGTCCCGCTGGAGAAAGTTTAAGCAGAATGGCATGTTTAATACATGATGCTGGTAATGGTGCTGGCCAGGGGGGATTTGGCGGCGTTTGGGGTTCGGAAAATTTGAAAGCCATCAGTATTTTAGGTACCGGCGGATTTAGATAA
- a CDS encoding aldehyde ferredoxin oxidoreductase C-terminal domain-containing protein codes for MHFADYIYNVPFAGGFNKAYYMPGKKDGKWDYFNYAGRKLERDKFEEWKTKYYKFEGWDTETGWPTRSALEDVGLKHVADELEKNDKLGNKYTSIPWILRGMFV; via the coding sequence GTGCATTTTGCAGACTATATATATAATGTGCCATTTGCAGGTGGGTTTAATAAAGCATATTACATGCCGGGCAAAAAAGATGGAAAATGGGATTACTTTAACTATGCTGGAAGAAAGCTTGAACGAGACAAGTTTGAAGAATGGAAAACGAAGTACTATAAGTTTGAAGGCTGGGATACGGAAACTGGCTGGCCAACGAGATCAGCGCTTGAAGACGTAGGTTTAAAACATGTAGCAGATGAATTAGAAAAAAATGATAAATTAGGTAATAAATACACCTCCATCCCCTGGATTCTCAGGGGGATGTTTGTCTAA